The Elaeis guineensis isolate ETL-2024a chromosome 12, EG11, whole genome shotgun sequence sequence CTGTTGCACGCGGTCGTGTGCAGCCATCCATGGTGTGATGGATGGTACGCTGTGGTGCATGGCAGAGAACCCGTGCTCttattttatcttctctcttCTAAACATTTGGATCATGAtcagaatcgaaatcaaaatgaagATTTGAATCTTTATGAGAAAATCAGAATGAGACCATTTCCATTTCTTCCCAAAATCAAAATTGGAATAAGATTTTTTCAATCAAATAATTGGAGCAGAAGTTACCATTTCTATTCCAGTCCCTAATAAACATCTTATCATCTAGTCAAACCATTTGTCATGATAATAACAATTTATTCTCATTTTGCCAACCAGTGATTCTGCATGCCATCCAGATTCCAGTCATCTGACTTTCCTAATTATTTTGCTATATCACATGTTGAAGAATATGATGGTGTCCACATATACACATGAGGTCTTTTATTTTTGGCTTCGTCAGAATCAGGTATCACCATGAATGACTGTTGTCGCTTTTACCTATAGAGTAGCGACCAACGCCGTGTCCAAAGTTTGCCGAGGAAGAACGGGCAAACTGAAGGTGCTTTCATCAGTACGAAGGATACAAATTTTGTTTGGACACTTCATGCTTGGAGCCATGCAGTTACAACTTGCAAGCTTGGCCTAAATGAAAGCATTCATAATATTCTAACAGCTGTTATAATAATTTCACAGATATGTCTGTCATGTTATGCATATTAATAACAAGTATCTAAATTATGATTGTTATTTGACCATCCTGATACGACGACCATCATGTAATAATAGGAATAATAGCCATTATTTGGCATTTGCGCTATTTCCCTGAATAAAATaaacttttttcaaaatcaaattgACTAATTTTTCTCTAAAAGGTTCATACCATTAAAAAATTAGTTTCTAACTGGACAATAGTTTGGACTAAATGTTGCTATTCTTTAATTTATTACTTGTTGGTTTCCATTTTAATACGATTATAAGATTATAAAAGGCATTAATTCTAGtaataaatttcaaatcaaacaGGATAAGGGTGGTAACAGTCATTGTAATCGATACACCATGGAACCTTTAAAACTCGGAATCTACTGATACACCTCGGAATCGTTAAAACTTGGAATCTATCCTCAACGGCAACAGCAACTATTGAACCGTCCATGATGGCTTCAGTTGGGTTTTGTTAACAGCTCAATAGCAACATCAATAAAACCAAGCTTCCAAAGCTTTGCGAACTACCTTACAGCTTGTGTCCATGTGGCCCGCTTGGGAGCCACTGCCTTCTTGTTTTCGCAAGATTAACTTTCAATGGCAGTGATGGACAATGGAGTTTGTGAAGGAGCTAGCTTCATCATCCGGAAATTTAGTTGCTCTTTTGTGGCTCTATGTGGTTTTCAATTAATTAATACTGTTATCCCAATGGCGGAGCTGTGTGGAGCATAAGAAGGGACCGCATATGCTAGTATGCTACCATGATGCATTGAGCAATCTATGTCAAGATAAAGGATGAGTGAAAATTGTGTTCAATTGGTTGTCTAAACTAGAAGCCCATGTCAGCAAAACTCATCATCGATGCTTTTGGAGATGGCATTTACTCTAAGCTCAATTGGTAGTGTGACTCAAAAAGGATCattatggtgattttagattatTGGTCGCCCTCTTCCGAAAGTTTTCTAATTCTTCATGATCTAAGATTTTCAGATCGATAATTAATCTATTTGGCATGCCATAGGAATCCAACATTATGGACCACGTAATACCAAAACTACCTATGATATATGCTATATATTTTATAACGATTATATAGAATTCTCAAATAAATCATAAGAAAATACACATGAACataaatcaaattattaaaaCCTGTTATTCTAgtctaattcaataagatcaaaaattaatcaagactCGTCAAAGTAACTCCAGGGGATCATTAAACCCTCCCAACTATACAAACTTTTTTTGTGAGATTATCAAACCCTTCATAGTTAGAAAAATCTTTTTTCCAGAGCTTGCTGCTTTTTGAAACAATTTTTTCCGTTAGACCGAAGAACACTTTTATCCCCAAATTTCAACCTAACATAACTACCCAGGAGTGATATTGAAAACCTGCCCTCAAGGATGGGTCTGACATCACTTATGTCTGTACTAAGTCAGCAGTCAAACGTGATTTGGGATCACTAGAGCACCACCAAATGTGGTGATATTGCCACCTCAACCCATGTCATTGTTGATCTTGAGATGATCACCAGCCCGTATCAAACACTACCTTTGAGGTGACCTATTCTTACAGGGAATCAGAAAACGCAGCTAACTGGGTAGCCGCCCATGCGGCTAATCACATTGGGAGAGTCATTTGGGATTTCCTTCCTGTTGTTCCTCCTCAACTGCGGGATCTCTTGTCCTCTACCCACATGGATGTATTTACACGAGTTTTATAATATATTCATCTCACAAAAAGAACTGCCCAAATTGGTTGGTTCGGAGTAAACCAACCTGGGCTAGCAACCAGGCCCAGCCCAAACCACTAACAATCGTGGGCCATAGCTTCGGGGCAACCTACGGCGgtaaaattcaaaagaaaatgCGCAAAAAGATGTGACCGTGTGAGGCAATGTAATTCATTTTCCCGCCAACCTAAAACCCCGCTTCTTCTTTCCCGGGCATCGGCAACTCATCGACGACTAGATTTGAAATCGATCTACCTCCGCCGCATCCTTCACCTCCGAAGATCCAAAAAAGCCTGAAAGATTTAAGATGACCGCAGCGATGGATCCCAAAACCCCCTCCCAAAGCCCTAACCCTAGCTCTAAACACAACGTCTACCACATTGGGGGCGTCCCTGTGGAGTTCCCCCATAGGCCCTATGGATCTCAGCTCGCGTTCATGGGACGCGTCATCTCCACCCTCGACCGCGCCCGCTGGCAGGGTCACTGCCATGCCCTCCTCGAGTCCCCCACCGGCACCGGCAAGTCTCTCGCCCTCCTCTGCTTCTCTGTCGCCTGGCAGCAGCACCAGCGCAGCATCCTCCTCGCCACCCTCACCCAGCCCACCCCCGATCCACTCCTCCATGGCGGCGGCTTTATTCCTGAACCCACCATGCCTTCAAGTAAAGATCTCATCTTGCCctttatctctttctttttctcgttcaaaaactttttttttttttttttagtttacaCTTCTTTCGCTGGATGATAGGAAACTCGGAGCAGCTACGAGCGCTAGGGCTCAGAAGAGACTGTTCGCACCTAAAATTTTCTATGCCATGTGAGTACTGTTTAGAATTTTGCAATTGTCAGAATAATTGCACTGTTTGAAGAATGGATTTTGTAATGGGTGGTTATTTTTGATGATTGAAAGAGGATGCATTCTCAGATAAGTCAAGTCATTCGTGAGTTTAGGAAGACGTTATACCGAGTGCCAATGGGAATTCTGGTGAGTCCATTTTCTACTAGTCTGTTTTACTTTGTCAGGAATCTAAGTTCAAGAGTGAATGGGGTTAGGCCCTTTATTAGCAATGATGTCTGCGCCAAATTGATTATTTGATGCATTATAACAAATAACAAGTGTGGAACAATTATTGGCTTTCTAACAGTTCTAATTTCTAAATTTCCAatgagatgagcatgataaatTATCTGGTTTGCTATAGCGTTTGTTTCTTCAACAATATTTGACTATAAAGCTATATAGCGTGTACATTTTATATGTATGTGGACATACCAATATCAAGACTATCATAATATGAAATTATTGAATCATTAACAAGAAGTGTAAGTGTCACGGCCCAGCCCATCAGGCTCTTGGGCCTGGCAAATCCTATAGAGCCCAACAAGAAGCACGACAAGGGGGGGgggactcctaatcggagtcctcTTCCTCTCCGGCTCCGGCAAAATCGGATCGATAGAGTCCGATTAGGGGTAGGAAATCACCTCTATAAAATCTCCCTTCCTTCCTTTAAGGCTAGCCACGACGAGCATCgcatttctctttttatttttcttgactttttccgctgaagccgcggatgtcctcattgtgttcatctcaaatactcgctgGAGCCAAGTCAAAACCCCTTAGCCTGTCCActatttcggcccaagggaggtcgcggaaagaaggaaaagaaaagaagaagaagaaaaggaaaaaaaaagagaaagagaaaaagaaaaagaaaaatagaaaaaaaaagaaagagagaattttttctctctcctctctctctttcctctctcctctctctaccttctctctccatcttctctctagattctctttctattttctctctctagatctttttctctctttatggattttgtctctctaggatctttctctttttctctgattacatcacagattctaggataaatttgagatacaaatatgatgacctgagattgcttcgaaattcgtgcagtagattggatctcaGCTTGgtctttattcaaaatttataacatcgatcatggttaatccatattgagttatcctgatatgatctctgatgatctcgatcatgattgcctcgtttgaaggatataaagattctctttctattttctctttattttctccctctaaaattttttctctcttcatagattttttctctctaaaagtcttatggaccaATGGATGGCCAGATACTcagacaaatcttaattttgggtaatcctaggagaagtcctgaatttgtgttattaggatcgattatcgataattttttcata is a genomic window containing:
- the LOC109506467 gene encoding regulator of telomere elongation helicase 1 homolog isoform X1 yields the protein MTAAMDPKTPSQSPNPSSKHNVYHIGGVPVEFPHRPYGSQLAFMGRVISTLDRARWQGHCHALLESPTGTGKSLALLCFSVAWQQHQRSILLATLTQPTPDPLLHGGGFIPEPTMPSRNSEQLRALGLRRDCSHLKFSMPYKSSHS
- the LOC109506467 gene encoding regulator of telomere elongation helicase 1 homolog isoform X2, encoding MTAAMDPKTPSQSPNPSSKHNVYHIGGVPVEFPHRPYGSQLAFMGRVISTLDRARWQGHCHALLESPTGTGKSLALLCFSVAWQQHQRSILLATLTQPTPDPLLHGGGFIPEPTMPSRNSEQLRALGLRRDCSHLKFSMP